From one Eucalyptus grandis isolate ANBG69807.140 chromosome 9, ASM1654582v1, whole genome shotgun sequence genomic stretch:
- the LOC120288028 gene encoding monooxygenase 2-like yields MEEVVIVGAGVAGLATAVALEKVGVRALILERSNGLRATGTALGLFPNAWVALDALGVADKLAALCPPFERGYITDVKTKATQEVHYPPNSKNGALPRAVYRKVLLEVLAEELPPNSIRFSSRITSIETQVEHGLSICIITLDDGTIIKSKVVIGCDGIHSIVARWLGLRPPVSSGRSGVRGLSVFPKGHGFDHSHAIRQFVDVGKRVVFLLSLIRKSTGILRRRVLLKVWEKKQIQKRYKGR; encoded by the exons ATGGAGGAGGTGGTGATAGTGGGTGCCGGCGTCGCGGGTCTGGCAACCGCAGTGGCCCTTGAGAAGGTCGGTGTCCGAGCCCTCATCCTCGAGAGATCGAATGGGCTTCGAGCGACTGGCACGGCTCTGGGTCTCTTCCCTAATGCGTGGGTTGCGCTCGACGCGCTCGGGGTTGCGGACAAGCTCGCAGCCCTTTGCCCTCCTTTCGAAAG GGGATACATAACTGATGTCAAGACTAAAGCAACTCAAGAAGTGCATTATCCTCCAAATAGCAA GAATGGAGCCCTACCGAGAGCGGTCTACCGAAAAGTTTTGTTGGAAGTTCTGGCAGAGGAGCTTCCTCCAAATAGCATTCGATTCTCTTCCAGGATAACTTCCATCGAAACCCAAGTAGAACACGGCTTGTCCATTTGTATTATCACGCTCGATGATGGGACCATCATAAAGTCTAAG GTTGTTATAGGATGCGATGGCATACACTCTATCGTGGCCCGTTGGCTTGGACTTCGCCCGCCAGTCTCTTCAGGCCGATCGGGAGTGCGTGGGTTGTCCGTATTCCCAAAGGGTCACGGTTTTGACCACAGCCACGCAATTCGACAATTTGTGGATGTGGGTAAGAGGGTAGTTTTTTTACTCTCACTGATAAGGAAATCTACTGGTATTTTGCGGCGACGTGTCCTCCTAAAG GTATGGGAAAAGAAGCAGATCCAGAAACGATACAAAGGGAGGTGA
- the LOC120288357 gene encoding monooxygenase 3-like — MEDLAKDIPPAYLDIIKHSDLSSLTRTPLMFRYPWDILFGNLARSNVTVAGDAMHPMTPDLGQGGCSALEDAVALGRHIGDSISKHGKLMTQYVGVAIGRYAKERRLRAATLVTASYLTGWVQQDASSRLMRFLRDVFHRFLLARVVSGIAEYDCGKLPSVSSLPSCESESSI; from the coding sequence ATGGAAGATCTGGCAAAGGACATCCCACCTGCATACCTCGATATCATCAAGCACTCCGATCTTTCGAGTTTGACACGGACCCCGCTGATGTTCCGATATCCGTGGGACATCCTATTCGGAAACCTAGCCCGATCAAACGTCACGGTGGCTGGAGACGCTATGCACCCGATGACTCCTGACTTGGGCCAGGGTGGATGTTCGGCGCTCGAGGACGCAGTGGCATTGGGGAGGCACATTGGGGATTCAATTTCCAAGCACGGCAAACTAATGACCCAATATGTCGGAGTTGCTATAGGGAGGTATGCAAAGGAGAGGAGATTGAGGGCGGCGACACTGGTAACAGCATCGTACTTGACGGGATGGGTGCAACAAGATGCGTCTAGTCGATTAATGAGGTTCCTAAGAGATGTATTCCATAGGTTCCTCTTGGCTAGAGTAGTGAGTGGCATTGCAGAATATGATTGTGGGAAGCTTCCTAGTGTCTCCTCATTGCCTTCATGTGAATCCGAAAGCTCCATCTAG